From a region of the Thermodesulfovibrionales bacterium genome:
- a CDS encoding prepilin-type N-terminal cleavage/methylation domain-containing protein, whose translation MERVRTKQGDGFTLLEVLIALAIFSVVIAALYGTFFFSEKAVDAVGDSLLRLQEARSLVDTLKRELESAFYDSTLTSNNKSYTVFKIDDRDYYGKQASQVLFTSFSPLLPGLARITYIVEETDGKLTLKKKIISAFAQKDETKSVELMEEIDSFTIEAKFGDKWVKTWDTALTKKQPDEIRISLKIRTKKDTGKEKERSPERTDSDSMTISDIAKPRFRQTI comes from the coding sequence ATGGAAAGGGTCAGAACGAAACAGGGAGACGGTTTCACCCTTCTCGAAGTCCTCATCGCACTGGCCATATTCTCCGTAGTCATCGCGGCGCTCTACGGAACATTCTTTTTTTCGGAAAAGGCGGTGGACGCGGTCGGCGATTCCCTCCTGAGGCTCCAGGAGGCTCGGTCCCTCGTTGATACCCTGAAGAGGGAGCTCGAATCCGCGTTCTATGATTCGACGTTAACGAGCAACAATAAGAGTTATACCGTCTTTAAAATCGACGACAGGGATTATTACGGGAAGCAGGCATCGCAGGTGCTCTTCACGTCCTTTTCGCCCTTGCTTCCTGGGCTTGCAAGGATAACCTACATCGTTGAGGAAACCGACGGAAAACTCACGCTCAAGAAGAAGATCATCTCGGCATTCGCACAGAAGGATGAAACAAAGAGTGTCGAACTCATGGAAGAGATAGACTCGTTCACGATCGAGGCAAAATTCGGAGACAAGTGGGTGAAGACCTGGGATACTGCACTGACGAAGAAGCAGCCTGATGAGATACGGATCTCGCTGAAGATCAGGACGAAAAAAGATACAGGTAAAGAGAAAGAGCGTTCGCCTGAACGCACCGACTCTGATTCTATGACGATCTCGGATATCGCGAAGCCGAGGTTCAGACAGACGATATGA